TATTCCAATGTGCTCTATGCAAAGGAGTGTTTCTCGGCCCTCAGTTACCTTGCCCACAGGGTATTTATGACTGATAAATACAGACCTGAATCCTGTTGCATCATTGGAAATTATTACAGTCTGAAGGGTCAGCATGAGAAATCTGTTCTGTACTTTAGGAGGGCACTCAAgttgaataaaaattatttatctgCCTGGACTCTTATGGGTCATGAGTATGTTGAGATGAAAAACACTCCAGCTGCTATTGATGCCTATCGACGGGCTGTGGATATCAATCCTCGTGATTATCGAGCTTGGTATGGGCTGGGACAAGCATATGAGATGATGGGCATGCCCTTCTATGCTCTTCACTATTTTAAGAAGTCTGTTTTCTTGCAGTCAAATGATTCTCGGTTGTGGATTGCCATGGCTCAGTGTTATGAAACTGATCAGCTTCACATGCTTGAGGAGGCAATCAAGTGTTACAGAAGGGCTGCAAGTTGTAATGACAGAGAGGCAattgccttgcaccaattagCAAAGCTCCATGCTGAGCTTGGACGTTCTGAAGAGGCAGCACTTTACTACAAGAAGGACTTGGAGAGGATGGAAGCTGAAGAGAGAGAAGGACCAAATATGGTTGAAGCTCTGCTGTTTCTTGCCCAACACTGTAGAGAGcagaagagatttgaagaagcagAGGTGTATTGTACCCGTCTTCTGGATTACACTGGCCCGGTGAGTTCAATGATCTAATGTCTACAAGTTTAACTAAGAAATTGACAATAATTGTAAATTAAGTTTATACTTTCTGGCTTCTGGCCATTTCAGGAGAAGGAAACAGCAAAGAGTATGCTTCGAGGAATGAGAACAGCAGAATCCAGTTTCCCTTTAATGGATATTGAACATTTTCATCCCTGAATTCAGATCCTACAAAGCATGTCTACCTTTTCTCAGTTTCATGCTTATCAAAATCAACTACAATGAATTTCTGGGAATTTGTCAAATTGTGATACCTAAATATCTCTCTGTAGTTAAATGTTTTAGAGCTGTTGGCTTCTTTTGTTGTTACTCTCACCTTTTAAGAAAAAAGAATGTTGTTATCAAAGCAGAAAAATTGTCTGAATGTGGCGTGGTAATTTCTAGAATGCATGGCTGTAATGTGATGTATTATCATTCATGACCCAATGTCAATGCTGTATTCTATCTAACCTTGCAATTGACAGTTTTGATCTGAAGCGTCAAGCCTCTGCTTTCTGGTAATGTTGCTGAAGCTTCATGCGCAAGGGTCAGTGAGATATCCAGACCAAAATAGAGAATTTAACTTATGATGTATTACTTAGAGTTTCAAGCTAAGTTTATCTTTCATCTTTCTCAAATGATATGCGAGACTTCGATTTATCTTATTTTCATTCCCGGAGAGAGTGGCAAGTATTGGGTAGTGAAGTGTAATGAGAATTGCAACCCCAGCTCTTTAGATGGCAAGCAGTGGATAGATCTCTACAACAAGCTTAGGAAGGTGTCGTGACCAAAGTCAAAGGAACTGACAAGTGATAACAAATTAGTTGAGCTTATCAATTCGTGCAAGATTCAGATCGTAGTCATTACTATGTGATGACTGATAAGTACGGGCAAGGGACATCTCACTTTAGTTTGAGGTTTTCTAGCTTTGATGTCATGAGGGTTTTCCAAGTTCTTTTGCAATCTCAAGTCTGAAAATATCATGTATTGATTGTCTTTACACAGCTTCTCCAGTTATAGTAATTAAGTACATATTCCAATCCAATTACAAAATTTAAGAATTCTTATTTGCAATTCTGCACGGTGAAACCATGCTAGAGGGGCAGCGTTTGCAAGTTAGAAGAGATTAGCTCAGGCTTTTATTATGGAAGATTCATGTAGTACCACACATTTACTGTTGCAATATCTCTCGCTTGGAGAACTAACAGTTTCGTTCGTCACGGTCATGTCAGTCATGGCTATTCAATTTGCACCCTACACATCGGTCTACATATTCTTACACACTGGGCCTAAGCCAGTGAGCACCACATGAGAAATAGGCCACTTAGATAAAACTTACCCTTCCAAACCGTCTTCAAAGGAAAGAGTGCAACCTCACCAAGATTGTTGTTTGAAGATAAAGAATCATAACACAACCTTTCTACAGCTAATATGCCATTCAACTAGAAAGTCATATTGATTTCCATCAGAATTGGAAGTGGTGCAAGTCCGTTGAATCCTGCCCAATCCACTCTTTAATGTTCAATTTGGTAGATTTATAACGTCAACTAAATGGAGTACCCATTCGTCTCATTTTTGTACTCCATTGCAATTTCCAAGCTGCAATCTTCACATaacattgaaataaaaaaaataatagtcAGTGATGATACTGATGATGAAGTCTCGATGCCTTCCAAATAAAACAAGCTTAAGTATAACCCATTTCCACCTTTATTTTAGTTCAAATACATTCAGAAGATCAAAATGTTACACaaactctctctcacacacacaaacacacacacacacacacacattcaaAACAGGCCACAATAACTTGGTAGACATTGTATCCAACATTTTCTGCAGAACTTAAAACGTGAAGGGcctattaattaattcattttggATCTGTGAAGAAGCTGTTGACGGATGGCATAATTTCGGGGGCCCTCCTGCGGACGAATTTCCTTAAACCATGTTCAGCATACTTTTCTCCCTCTGCAAAGTTCTCCAAAACTCCGGCAGCCCTGTCGTGCTTGTTAACCCTGTTTCAAGGGGATCCCAAACCAAAAATGAAAACGGTAATTCAATCGGTCAAATTATCGATCTTCTAATTTCCAATCCCTTGATACACTTCCTACTTCCAAAGCATAAATTACGGCAGGAAGAAAACTGAGACGCGCTTTTTGCATCCAACTCTTCATAGAATCAAACAAGAAGAAACAGAGTGTAAAATGTTGGAACTCAACTCATTCAAAAATTTTCCTTTTGTTGGCTGAAACACAAACTCCAGTCTCAACGGTAGTTAATGCTTTCCAGTTTCCTGGAATAGCAAACAAGGCACAAGGGATAAAGAAGTCCTGCACGTATTTTGCCCAGACGGCCATACCCTTTTTCTTTCTGATCGCTACaacctaaaaaaattaaaagaaatcctACAAACAATCTCGCTTCACCAACATCCCATAAGAACTTCCATATTCAAATCAGCATGGAATTTCATTTAGGCCCAAATTACATAATCATCAATGATCAAAAGGCTTAAAAAACATATATGGAGAAGGGAAAAAGCCATTTAGCTACACAAAAAAAAAGTTTTCTCCTTACCCTCAGTTTGGGAGGAGATAGAGTATAGTAAGATTTTATAAAGTAAAATTCTTCTAAGTAAGATTTTCCATGATTATCAGAGACTCATAACTTTTTAGCACTAAGAAGGAAAGGaagatttttttttaagtatttgaaGGTTTTAAACCTCCTAACACAACATTTTAATAGGTTGAAAAATGAAACAACAATTTAATGgtttgaaaaatgaaattttttgagatttttaaaAACCTCAGAAAACCATTTTTTAAAAAACCTTCGATCCTCAAAAACAAAAAATTCAAGGTTTTTAAACCTTGAAAAACCTTcaattactttaaaaaaaaacTCCTTTCCCAAAGGTTTAACCTCCTATAGAAACCAGCTTTTAATCTTTATCATCCACACACTTTATCATCCACACACTTTATATAAACATTTATACAATTAGCGAGAGAGTGAGAGACAGACCTGACTTCAGGGTTGATGCAGATGTTGCGTACCAGCTGCAACCCACAGATCCCAACGGCAACTCCAACGGCGGCAAACAGAGGATACACCTACACATGCACATACACATATAGTAACACTAAGATCTATCTATCTCCATATCTATAGTCCTATATCCATAAAAATACAGGGAGCAGAGTCAAACAAGAATCAATAACGAACACGAAGGAAGCGATCtggccaataatacaagaatctTAACACACCTCAGGTCTAAGCCATCGACCTCCTGCCATTTGAACTCACCAGAAGGACGGAATCGGAGCTAGAGGGACAGATCCTGGGCTTTTCTGTGGGCGAATGGGGGAGAAAATGAAAATATTGaaatcagtaaaaaaaaaaaagagagagacttTATCTTGACTTGGGAATTGTGCTATTTctattttttaatcattttcaaaATGGGACAACGGTTGAACCTGATTGGATAGTTTTGAAAGAAGCAAAATCAGTAGCCCAATTGGATAGTCCACTACTGTACTTTCCAGACCCCTCACAAACCTCATCAGTtttctcaatatatatatatatttttttttttttccgaaaGTTGTTCTCATTCACTAATCTTGCCcaattttgttcatttttaataTTTGGGAATATGCTGATCAGAAGTTCGCATCCTTGTAGAAGTGAGTTTAACCATTCCCTTCGGAGCTGATAAAATAAAACCTTATCTTCCAAAACATCGCTGCTAGCCAAACTAATATCcattttttatgggttcttctataATCTTATTCAATTCTACATTCACAAATCTTCCTTTAACAGAAATAGCATCCCTCGCAGCAATGAATCAAGTACTTCGTTCTTGCGAAGAGCAACTTCCCTCGTCTTTAGAAGAATCTCATCATAATAATTAGTTCATTAGGCCAGTGAAAAATAAACATTACATGATAGGTTTTGAAGAAAAATGAGCAATCACAAGAATGATCGTACAATAATTGGAGCTGTTAGAAACCCCTTACTAGCATTCAGCATCACAAGAaaaagattttaaaaaaaaaaaaacgttggTGGAACTGAAGCTACACTATTACTTTCCTAATCCTCTCTTATTGCAGCATTTCTTGGATATTACAAAGCGGGGTACAGAAATTGTTGGTCCCATGGAATTCTGGGAAACAAACTTTCACTTATCAAATGCAACACTTGTGTGAAGTTCTGAATCATATCAGAAATCTACTTGCAGCAACCAATGACAATTCTTTTTCTTGCACTCACCCTCCACCAgccatcaacctcttgattcaatacAAACAGGACCATGCCCTCAACCCCATGAACTTCCTCATCTAATTATGCTTTACAAGTGGTCACACCATGAACCTTGTTGCTTTGCAAGCACCTGAAGCCATACAAATTTGCTTAAATTACTTCTCCTGCTCTCTTACACGCATGAACTTACTTACCTTCTCACTTAAAAGGCCTGTGGCCACTCTCCTCTTCATTGTTGTCCGCCTCTGGCTCGCTTTCTGAAATAATAGATCCTCAAAATGCTGGTACCCAAAACACGGCCTCATCATGAGCAGCTTTTACTGCCTCCTTCCTTCTTGCCTTCGTTTTTGCTTGATGTATAAGTTACATCAGAAGCCATAGACATTTATGACTTAAGATGACCAAATTCCAAGGACCAAGATCTAAGATCATCAAATGAGATCTAAACTCAATGACTGCAACATAGACAAGGCAggtacctccacagcagaaaggCTGAAACTCTGGACAATGTGTTTGAATAGTCCAGCATCATCTTCTGCAGCTGCACATTAAAGCAAAGATATATTGTTAACCACACCTTGCACAATAAACATTTGGTCAATGCCAACACTACTCAATGTTACAAGCTGCAGTTCCCAAACATCCAGTTAAATTAATTACAGGCACATTCATATAATCATACTAACATGATATATGATCACATCATTTGCCCAACAGTCTGCTTGACCACAGTTTATATCTCCATGCTCATAGTTGTGGTCCTTGTGCACAAACGCAGTTCTGAATACAAGGTGATATAACATGCAGAAAATTTTACAAGAGAAATATATATTATTTCAGGCATGGCCACAATAGAGGCAATTTATGATGCATTAACATTTAGTGATTTATCATTTATACATGCCCACTTCACGGAATGAGTGATAAATATAAACCCCTTCATGAAGTCCCATCCTTCAGTAGGGCAGTTTCCTGAAGATGGAGTGGGAGGAGGAAGTGCAGCACAAGAAGGGTATTTTATCTTCTCATCATAAAACATTTGCTCACATGTCTGCGCATGAAGGAGGGAGGGAGATAAACACAAAGGAACAATGGAAAGAAATGTATGATCAACTAGATGTGATTTCAAGTTCCTTAATGAGTTGTATATCCAACACTGCTACATAGTTATTGTAAAATAGTACGAAAACTATCATTATTCTAGAACAagacaagttaaaaaaaaaaaaaaaaatcttccaaCTAAATAAAGATAAGCTGCATGAACAGAAGATAGAGGCAGTAACAGCATAGTATATTTGGACACCAAAAACCATAGTTTTCAAAACCGAACTGGCCAGTCAGACCAAATTAACAGGGAACCAGACCACTAGCTGGTCCAGTCTGGTTCTAACTCCATTAGAAGGAAAAAGGAGAAGTCTGCTTCCACTGAGCGTCAAACCCATAACCGGAGAGCACAATGCAATGATTCTCCACTCGGCCAACATTTGCATTTAGTATAAACTGTTCtgaataatttattatataattattaatgtgaattatttaataatctttctattttattatcttttatatCATAAAAAGTACttaaattttgtttatttattgtactataaaatttaaatatgaagttaaattaactttattttgatAATAACTCAACGACCGGCTGGGTTTGAAAACCTTGCTAAAAACACTTTAGGATATTTTTCAATTCAACAGTCACTAGCAGAATCATGCAAAcaagatttaaaaaaataataataaaataaaatgttactTAGTAGAGTATGCTGGAATATGGCAAGTGGAAACAAGTCCCATATCAGTAGAGCATAGGAAAATTAAAGGGCATATAAGCTCAAAACAAAATAAATCCATTTTGACGATGGTGAAACTAATTTCAAGCCCAGTTCAACATGCAAGCTTGCCTGTATGATGATCCACACTCCTAAGCCATGATTTCCAGCAGagtataataaaaaatacaacATGGATAATTATGTCTAAAGTCCTATTTAGTATTGAGTTTTAGAGTCTGaaactatttttctaaataaaaacattattttagatgttattaagaaaagctgttttgttattttaatgtttttatgattaaaaactgatcaaatttaatttttaattattttttaacactttctaattagtatatttaaaaaagtgattttctcaatAACAGTTTCAACAATAATGCTAAATACAATAAAATGTTATGGATAAAATTTATTTGCAAGAGAAAATGCACAAATTCAAAAGCCAATACCAGTTCATTCATGCAGTAAAATTCTGGCAGGAGTAACTGAGGAAGAATGGGGTGTCTATTGGCAAGAACTATCGCATCATATCATTCAACTAGATATTCCAGGgctcaaaaaaattataataatttaaatctaaAATTGAGGCAAGGTTGTTGTTTATCAAAATCTAGCAACAACTTTAAGAAACAAAAACAAAGAGTGCATTTAAATGCTGTTCAGTTGTCCCTCAAATATACATGCAAAAAACAAACAATACCATGAGCAATGAATTTGTCTCGCAACGCATACATGTAACCATGAGCAATAATCACCATATGTCTCAATTAAGAGGGACACTCATAAGTGATTAGAAAGTTGTCAGGCCCCATTCGCTCCCATAAAAACACATAACATGAAAGTTCtacatataaaatgaaatttctaTATAGACCCCATATCTACTGTAGGAATACTAAAACTAATTTAGAGAACATTATGCTGCCATATTAGCTTTTCTCAGAATAGCCATGAGCAAA
Above is a genomic segment from Hevea brasiliensis isolate MT/VB/25A 57/8 chromosome 17, ASM3005281v1, whole genome shotgun sequence containing:
- the LOC110656949 gene encoding anaphase-promoting complex subunit 8 isoform X2 translates to MEEDEVVDGDFYLLAKSYFDCREYRRAAHVLQDQTGKKATFLRCYALYLAGEKRKEEEMIELEGPLGKSDAVNREVASLERELSILRKNGIIDPFGLYLYGLVLIEKGNQNLARTVLMESVNSYPWNWSAWSELQSLCTTIEILNSLTLSNHWMKEFFLASAYQELRMHNESLTKYEHLQNTFSFSNYIRAQIAKAQYCLREFEQVEVIFEELLRNDPYRVEDVDMYSNVLYAKECFSALSYLAHRVFMTDKYRPESCCIIGNYYSLKGQHEKSVLYFRRALKLNKNYLSAWTLMGHEYVEMKNTPAAIDAYRRAVDINPRDYRAWYGLGQAYEMMGMPFYALHYFKKSVFLQSNDSRLWIAMAQCYETDQLHMLEEAIKCYRRAASCNDREAIALHQLAKLHAELGRSEEAALYYKKDLERMEAEEREGPNMVEALLFLAQHCREQKRFEEAEVYCTRLLDYTGPEKETAKSMLRGMRTAESSFPLMDIEHFHP
- the LOC110660502 gene encoding uncharacterized protein LOC110660502 gives rise to the protein MAGGRWLRPEVYPLFAAVGVAVGICGLQLVRNICINPEVRVNKHDRAAGVLENFAEGEKYAEHGLRKFVRRRAPEIMPSVNSFFTDPK